One Triticum dicoccoides isolate Atlit2015 ecotype Zavitan chromosome 4B, WEW_v2.0, whole genome shotgun sequence genomic window carries:
- the LOC119295590 gene encoding mitochondrial import inner membrane translocase subunit TIM8-like, protein MDASALNDPRFQALLEEEKKKAMMNEMIAKLTDTCWDKCITGSIGSSFSNSETSCLSNCAKRFIDVKMLTMQRANSSS, encoded by the exons ATGGACGCTTCAGCTCTCAACGACCCGAGGTTTCAGGCGCTCTTAGAG gaggagaagaaaaaggccaTGATGAATGAGATGATAGCGAAGCTGACTGACACTTGCTGGGACAAATGCATCACTGGAAGCATCGGGAGCAGCTTCAGCAACAGCGAAACCTCTTGCCTGTCCAACTGCGCAAAACGCTTTATTGATGTTAAGATGCTCACCATGCAACGAGCAAACAGCAGTAGCTAG
- the LOC119295591 gene encoding alpha-L-arabinofuranosidase 1-like isoform X1, protein MKRMGSKQVLVPTVSCLLLLFCLGCKCLALELEATQTATLKVDASSQLARKIPDTLFGMFFEEINHAGAGGIWAELVSNRGFEAGGLHTPSNIDPWSIIGDDASIFVVTDRTSCFSRNIIALRMEVLCDECPAGGVGIYNPGFWGMNIEDGKSYNLVMYVKSAEAADLTVSLASSDGLQKLASVTVPLVSFISISGKEEDGDISISLWEFFCFRVAGTSNWTKVEQKLIAKGTNRTSRLQITSNKKGVVWFDQVSLMPSDTFKGHGFRTELISMLLDLKPRFLRFPGGCFVEGEWLRNAFRWRESIGPWEERPGHFGDVWHYWTDDGLGYYEFLQLSEDLGAAPIWVFNNGISHNDEVSTAAIAPFVKDVLDSLEFARGSANSTWGSVRAAMGHPEPFPVKYVAIGNEDCGKKYYLGNYLKFYNAIRESYPDIQMISNCDGSSKPLDHPADLYDFHVYTDSKTLFNMKGTFDKTSRTGPKAFVSEYAVWRTDAGRGSLLGSLAEAAFLTGLEKNSDIVQMASYAPLFVNDNDQTWNPDAIVFNSWQQYGTPSYWMQKFFRESSGAMIHPITISSSYSGSLAASAITWQDSGNSFLKVKIVNFGPDTVSLTISVSGLQVSINALGSNATVLTSSNVKDENSFSNPNKVVPVTSQLRNAAEQMQVTLAAHSFSSFDLALAQSELVAEM, encoded by the exons ATGAAGCGTATGGGTTCCAAACAAGTGCTCGTTCCTACCGTCTCATGCTTGCTGCTCCTATTCTGCCTTGGATGCAAATGCCTAGCATTGGAATTAGAGGCGACACAGACGGCCACCCTCAAGGTTGATGCCTCGTCACAGCTTGCCCGAAAGATCCCAGACACACTGTTTGGGATGTTTTTTGAG GAGATCAACCATGCAGGAGCCGGTGGCATATGGGCAGAACTTGTTAGTAATAGAG GTTTTGAAGCTGGTGGACTCCATACGCCATCAAATATTGACCCATGGTCTATAATCGGAGACGACGCTTCCATATTTGTGGTGACTGATCGTACATCATGTTTCAGTCGAAACATCATCGCTCTTAGGATGGAGGTTCTCTGTGATGAATGCCCAGCCGGTGGCGTTGGCATTTACAACCCTGGGTTCTGGGGCATG AACATAGAAGATGGAAAGTCCTACAATCTAGTTATGTATGTTAAATCAGCAGAAGCTGCAGATTTGACAGTTTCATTAGCAAGCTCTGATGGGTTGCAGAAGCTCGCTTCAGTTACTGTACCGTTAGTATCATTTATCTCAATATCTGGTAAGGAGGAGGACGGCGATATTTCCATTAGTTTATGGGAGTTTTTTTGTTTCAGAGTTGCTGGCACTTCCAACTGGACAAAAGTGGAGCAAAAACTGATTGCTAAAGGGACAAACAGAACCTCAAGACTTCAGATAACATCTAACAAGAAGGGAGTTGTATGGTTTGATCAAGTATCACTCATGCCTTCAGACACGTTCAAG GGACATGGTTTTCGCACCGAATTGATATCCATGCTTTTGGATCTAAAACCACGATTCTTGAGATTTCCTG GTGGTTGCTTCGTTGAAGGCGAATGGTTAAGAAATGCATTCAGGTGGAGGGAATCTATTGGTCCATGGGAGGAGAGGCCTGGACACTTCGGAGATGTTTGGCATTACTGGACTGATGATGGCCTTGGATATTATGAGTTTCTTCAG CTTTCTGAAGACCTGGGGGCTGCTCCAATCTGGGTATTCAACAATG GAATCAGCCACAATGATGAAGTTAGTACCGCTGCCATTGCCCCTTTTGTAAAG GATGTATTGGACAGTCTAGAATTCGCAAGGGGGAGTGCAAACTCAACATGGGGCTCTGTTAGAGCTGCAATGGGGCATCCTGAACCGTTCCCAGTCAAATATGTTGCGATTGGAAATGAAGATTGTGGGAAAAAATACTACCTCG GTAATTACCTCAAGTTCTACAATGCTATAAGAGAATCCTATCCAGACATTCAGATGATTTCAAACTGTGATGGTTCATCTAAACCACTTGACCATCCTGCTGATCTGTATGACTTCCAT GTCTACACCGATTCTAAGACTTTGTTTAACATGAAGGGTACGTTTGATAAAACTTCTCGTACTGGTCCCAAG GCCTTTGTCAGTGAGTATGCCGTATGGAGAACTGATGCAGGTAGAGGAAGCCTTCTTGGTTCACTAGCAGAGGCTGCCTTCCTTACTGGTCTGGAGAAGAACAG TGATATTGTTCAGATGGCAAGTTATGCGCCACTCTTTGTAAACGACAACGATCAAAC GTGGAATCCAGATGCTATCGTCTTCAACTCCTGGCAACAATACGGAACTCCTAGTTACTGGATGCAGAAGTTTTTCCGCGAATCTAGTGGTGCCATGATTCATCCAATTACAATCAGTTCCAGCTACTCTGGTTCTCTAGCAGCATCTGCTATCACCTGGCAGGATTCCGGGAACAGCTTCCTGAAAGTAAAG ATTGTGAACTTCGGGCCGGACACCGTGAGCCTCACGATCTCTGTGTCTGGGCTTCAGGTTAGCATCAACGCGCTGGGGTCAAACGCTACTGTTCTCACGTCCAGCAATGTGAAGGATGAAAATTCTTTCAGTAACCCGAACAAG GTCGTGCCTGTGACAAGCCAGCTGCGCAACGCCGCGGAACAGATGCAGGTCACGCTCGCTGCCCACTCCTTCTCCTCGTTCGACCTTGCGCTTGCTCAGTCCGAGCTTGTCGCGGAGATGTGA
- the LOC119295591 gene encoding alpha-L-arabinofuranosidase 1-like isoform X2 → MKRMGSKQVLVPTVSCLLLLFCLGCKCLALELEATQTATLKVDASSQLARKIPDTLFGMFFEEINHAGAGGIWAELVSNRGFEAGGLHTPSNIDPWSIIGDDASIFVVTDRTSCFSRNIIALRMEVLCDECPAGGVGIYNPGFWGMNIEDGKSYNLVMYVKSAEAADLTVSLASSDGLQKLASVTVPVAGTSNWTKVEQKLIAKGTNRTSRLQITSNKKGVVWFDQVSLMPSDTFKGHGFRTELISMLLDLKPRFLRFPGGCFVEGEWLRNAFRWRESIGPWEERPGHFGDVWHYWTDDGLGYYEFLQLSEDLGAAPIWVFNNGISHNDEVSTAAIAPFVKDVLDSLEFARGSANSTWGSVRAAMGHPEPFPVKYVAIGNEDCGKKYYLGNYLKFYNAIRESYPDIQMISNCDGSSKPLDHPADLYDFHVYTDSKTLFNMKGTFDKTSRTGPKAFVSEYAVWRTDAGRGSLLGSLAEAAFLTGLEKNSDIVQMASYAPLFVNDNDQTWNPDAIVFNSWQQYGTPSYWMQKFFRESSGAMIHPITISSSYSGSLAASAITWQDSGNSFLKVKIVNFGPDTVSLTISVSGLQVSINALGSNATVLTSSNVKDENSFSNPNKVVPVTSQLRNAAEQMQVTLAAHSFSSFDLALAQSELVAEM, encoded by the exons ATGAAGCGTATGGGTTCCAAACAAGTGCTCGTTCCTACCGTCTCATGCTTGCTGCTCCTATTCTGCCTTGGATGCAAATGCCTAGCATTGGAATTAGAGGCGACACAGACGGCCACCCTCAAGGTTGATGCCTCGTCACAGCTTGCCCGAAAGATCCCAGACACACTGTTTGGGATGTTTTTTGAG GAGATCAACCATGCAGGAGCCGGTGGCATATGGGCAGAACTTGTTAGTAATAGAG GTTTTGAAGCTGGTGGACTCCATACGCCATCAAATATTGACCCATGGTCTATAATCGGAGACGACGCTTCCATATTTGTGGTGACTGATCGTACATCATGTTTCAGTCGAAACATCATCGCTCTTAGGATGGAGGTTCTCTGTGATGAATGCCCAGCCGGTGGCGTTGGCATTTACAACCCTGGGTTCTGGGGCATG AACATAGAAGATGGAAAGTCCTACAATCTAGTTATGTATGTTAAATCAGCAGAAGCTGCAGATTTGACAGTTTCATTAGCAAGCTCTGATGGGTTGCAGAAGCTCGCTTCAGTTACTGTACC AGTTGCTGGCACTTCCAACTGGACAAAAGTGGAGCAAAAACTGATTGCTAAAGGGACAAACAGAACCTCAAGACTTCAGATAACATCTAACAAGAAGGGAGTTGTATGGTTTGATCAAGTATCACTCATGCCTTCAGACACGTTCAAG GGACATGGTTTTCGCACCGAATTGATATCCATGCTTTTGGATCTAAAACCACGATTCTTGAGATTTCCTG GTGGTTGCTTCGTTGAAGGCGAATGGTTAAGAAATGCATTCAGGTGGAGGGAATCTATTGGTCCATGGGAGGAGAGGCCTGGACACTTCGGAGATGTTTGGCATTACTGGACTGATGATGGCCTTGGATATTATGAGTTTCTTCAG CTTTCTGAAGACCTGGGGGCTGCTCCAATCTGGGTATTCAACAATG GAATCAGCCACAATGATGAAGTTAGTACCGCTGCCATTGCCCCTTTTGTAAAG GATGTATTGGACAGTCTAGAATTCGCAAGGGGGAGTGCAAACTCAACATGGGGCTCTGTTAGAGCTGCAATGGGGCATCCTGAACCGTTCCCAGTCAAATATGTTGCGATTGGAAATGAAGATTGTGGGAAAAAATACTACCTCG GTAATTACCTCAAGTTCTACAATGCTATAAGAGAATCCTATCCAGACATTCAGATGATTTCAAACTGTGATGGTTCATCTAAACCACTTGACCATCCTGCTGATCTGTATGACTTCCAT GTCTACACCGATTCTAAGACTTTGTTTAACATGAAGGGTACGTTTGATAAAACTTCTCGTACTGGTCCCAAG GCCTTTGTCAGTGAGTATGCCGTATGGAGAACTGATGCAGGTAGAGGAAGCCTTCTTGGTTCACTAGCAGAGGCTGCCTTCCTTACTGGTCTGGAGAAGAACAG TGATATTGTTCAGATGGCAAGTTATGCGCCACTCTTTGTAAACGACAACGATCAAAC GTGGAATCCAGATGCTATCGTCTTCAACTCCTGGCAACAATACGGAACTCCTAGTTACTGGATGCAGAAGTTTTTCCGCGAATCTAGTGGTGCCATGATTCATCCAATTACAATCAGTTCCAGCTACTCTGGTTCTCTAGCAGCATCTGCTATCACCTGGCAGGATTCCGGGAACAGCTTCCTGAAAGTAAAG ATTGTGAACTTCGGGCCGGACACCGTGAGCCTCACGATCTCTGTGTCTGGGCTTCAGGTTAGCATCAACGCGCTGGGGTCAAACGCTACTGTTCTCACGTCCAGCAATGTGAAGGATGAAAATTCTTTCAGTAACCCGAACAAG GTCGTGCCTGTGACAAGCCAGCTGCGCAACGCCGCGGAACAGATGCAGGTCACGCTCGCTGCCCACTCCTTCTCCTCGTTCGACCTTGCGCTTGCTCAGTCCGAGCTTGTCGCGGAGATGTGA
- the LOC119295592 gene encoding WEB family protein At5g55860-like codes for MGTPHADSEKTGEIDTRAPFESVKAAVSLFGEVRFSSERSATRKAQAPQAERVLAKETELHLAQKELDKYKEQLSNAETTRLQALSELERAKKSVVDLTNKLDAVTKSKELNIRATENANIRTKELEGGSSSEAVGKDGPLKQELDNAREQYAIALADLDAAKQELRKMRKDFETSLDAKLLAAQQEAESVQSSESNKEKASQLRTEIAMVQESLTHAKAATEQAREEEANILAEKDAARRTCKESLEEAQRKLSNLRNDFDPVAFKGLQEKLDETYSEIASLQKKIEDARDRDLESVSAVSTELDDAKETLQKVAQEQTSLSSLVESLRLELQAVKEEHSQLKHKDAEIESIVGDLHVKLQKCKSDLETAVATESDATLASDDLMLALEQLSSESKNALQEAEVMQKRAAELRDEAEAARASLVEAEQKLQSSLKEAEVAKAAETRALDQIKQLSEKASAVRASISEPGANITISKEEFESLSRKVEQTEKLAEMKVAAAMAQVDAVRASENEAIKKLEAARKEMEDMELATEEALKKAETAEAANKAVESELKRWREKEEQNKNTETYVPPVGATSLADAPSHKASYTKANEKSNGHQKNSKTLLRKSFMLPSITGMFHHKKKNSADGSSHS; via the exons ATGGGGACACCACATGCTGATTCAGAAAAGACTGGAGAAATAGATACAAGGGCTCCTTTTGAATCTGTTAAAGCTGCAGTAAGCTTGTTTGGAGAGGTTCGGTTTTCCTCTGAAAGATCCGCCACCAGAAAGGCACAGGCCCCACAAGCAGAG AGGGTGTTGGCTAAGGAGACAGAACTGCACTTGGCTCAGAAAGAGTTGGATAAATACAAGGAACAACTGAGTAATGCTGAGACTACCAGACTCCAAGCCCTCTCTGAGCTTGAGAGGGCTAAAAAAAGCGTTGTGGATCTAACAAATAAGCTTGATGCAGTCACCAAGTCAAAAGAACTGAATATCCGGGCAACAGAAAATGCAAATATTCGAACAAAGGAGCTCGAAGGTGGCAGCTCTAGTGAAGCCGTTGGAAAGGATGGTCCTTTGAAGCAGGAGCTAGACAATGCGAGGGAACAGTATGCTATTGCTTTGGCAGATcttgatgcagcaaagcaggagcTTAGAAAAATGAGAAAGGATTTTGAAACCTCACTGGATGCTAAGTTACTTGCTGCCCAGCAGGAAGCAGAGTCTGTGCAGTCTTCTGAATCAAACAAGGAAAAGGCATCTCAACTCCGTACCGAGATTGCAATGGTTCAAGAGTCACTTACGCATGCGAAGGCAGCCACAGAGCAAGCACGTGAAGAGGAGGCAAATATCCTTGCTGAGAAGGATGCTGCCAGGAGAACTTGTAAAGAATCTCTGGAAGAAGCTCAGAGAAAATTGTCAAATTTGAGAAATGATTTTGATCCTGTAGCTTTCAAGGGCCTCCAGGAGAAACTCGATGAGACTTATTCTGAGATTGCATCTTTGCAGAAGAAGATCGAagatgcgagagatagagatttggAGTCTGTTTCTGCTGTCAGCACAGAGTTGGATGATGCTAAAGAAACGTTGCAGAAAGTTGCACAAGAGCAAACTTCTCTTAGCAGTTTAGTTGAATCGCTGAGGCTGGAGTTACAGGCTGTAAAGGAGGAACACAGTCAGCTGAAACATAAGGATGCAGAAATTGAATCTATTGTAGGGGACCTCCATGTTAAGCTCCAGAAGTGTAAATCTGATCTTGAGACTGCAGTAGCCACAGAATCGGATGCAACACTAGCTTCTGATGACCTGATGTTGGCCCTCGAGCAGTTGTCTTCTGAGTCAAAAAATGCTCTTCAGGAAGCTGAGGTGATGCAAAAGCGTGCAGCCGAGTTAAGAGACGAAGCTGAAGCAGCACGTGCTTCATTAGTGGAAGCAGAGCAAAAGTTGCAGTCCTCTTTGAAGGAAGCAGAAGTAGCAAAAGCTGCTGAAACAAGGGCTCTTGatcagatcaaacaactatcagaaAAGGCAAGTGCTGTCCGTGCCTCAATATCCGAGCCAGGTGCAAACATCACGATCTCAAAGGAGGAGTTTGAATCTCTAAGCCGAAAGGTAGAGCAGACGGAGAAGCTGGCAGAGATGAAGGTCGCGGCTGCTATGGCCCAGGTGGACGCTGTTAGAGCCAGCGAGAATGAGGCGATCAAGAAACTGGAAGCTGCCCGCAAGGAGATGGAGGACATGGAACTGGCAACGGAGGAGGCGCTAAAGAAGGCAGAGACAGCGGAAGCAGCAAACAAGGCGGTCGAAAGTGAGCTCAAGAGGTGGCGAGAGAAGGAAGAACAAAACAAAAACACCGAGACCTACGTGCCTCCGGTGGGAGCGACATCACTGGCAGACGCTCCATCCCACAAGGCTTCTTACACAAAAGCCAATGAGAAGAGCAACGGTCATCAGAAGAACAGCAAAACTCTATTGCGGAAGAGCTTCATGCTGCCTAGCATCACAGGAATGTTCCACCATAAGAAGAAGAACAGTGCCGATGGCAGTTCCCACTCATAA